In Rahnella sikkimica, the following are encoded in one genomic region:
- a CDS encoding HD domain-containing protein: MSVATSPLNFGAMTEVFQFLMEIDKLKSVQRRTKVLGTERQENSAEHSWHFAVAALSLAPFAPEGVDINKVIRIALIHDIVEIDAGDVIVYDLAARAAVHDQEVIAAKRLFGLLPAPLSTQFLDLWNEYEAGETPEARFALVIDRVMPMVMNLNNQGQSWVENNIRLEQVLARNSFIAEIHPELWLHIRSHLDNAHQQGWLK; the protein is encoded by the coding sequence ATGTCCGTAGCTACTTCCCCGCTGAATTTCGGCGCAATGACCGAAGTTTTTCAGTTCCTGATGGAAATCGACAAGCTGAAAAGCGTGCAACGCCGCACTAAAGTGCTGGGCACAGAACGTCAGGAAAACTCTGCGGAACACAGCTGGCATTTCGCCGTTGCAGCCCTGTCTCTGGCACCTTTCGCACCGGAAGGCGTGGATATCAATAAAGTCATCCGCATCGCGTTAATTCACGACATCGTGGAAATCGACGCCGGTGACGTCATCGTTTATGACCTCGCTGCCCGCGCTGCCGTGCACGATCAGGAAGTGATCGCCGCCAAACGCCTGTTCGGCCTGCTGCCTGCGCCGCTGAGCACACAATTTTTAGATTTGTGGAATGAATACGAAGCCGGTGAAACGCCGGAAGCACGCTTTGCGCTGGTGATTGACCGCGTCATGCCGATGGTCATGAACCTGAATAATCAGGGTCAGAGCTGGGTAGAGAATAATATTCGTCTGGAGCAGGTTCTGGCGCGTAATTCCTTTATCGCCGAGATCCACCCGGAACTGTGGCTGCATATCCGCAGCCATCTGGATAACGCCCACCAGCAAGGGTGGCTGAAGTAA
- a CDS encoding ABC transporter substrate-binding protein, which produces MRKISALTLAIGFIAAGTASAKENIDFMFPAPVDGKLTMEMTRVIKEFNQSQNDVEVRGIFTGNYDTTKVKAEAAAKSGQPPALVIMSANFTADLAIKNEILPMDELFKFGDQKATPFLTQNFWPAMRQNAQLNGVTYAIPFHNSTPILYYNKDMFAKAGITAPPKDWDELLEDSKKLTDSAKGQWGIMLPSTNDDYGAWILSALVRANGGQYYNADYPGEVYYNKPSTLGALHFWQNLVYRDKVMPSGVLNSKQISAAFFSGKLGMTMLSTGALGFMRENTKDFELGVAMMPSKIRNGVTIGGASLVSFKGISDDQKKAAYQFLQYLVSPKVNGAWSRFTGYFSPRMASYDTPEMKDYLAKDPRAAIALEQLKYAYPWYSTYETVAVRQAMENQLAALVNDEKITPEAAAEQAQKDADTIMKPYVDSTALTVP; this is translated from the coding sequence ATGCGTAAAATAAGTGCGCTGACGCTCGCCATCGGCTTCATTGCCGCAGGCACGGCGTCCGCCAAAGAAAACATCGATTTCATGTTCCCTGCGCCGGTTGACGGCAAGCTGACCATGGAAATGACCCGCGTTATCAAAGAGTTCAACCAGTCACAGAATGATGTCGAAGTGCGCGGGATTTTCACCGGTAACTACGACACCACCAAAGTGAAAGCCGAAGCCGCCGCGAAATCCGGACAGCCCCCGGCGCTGGTGATCATGTCCGCCAACTTTACGGCGGATCTGGCGATCAAAAATGAAATCCTGCCGATGGACGAATTGTTCAAATTCGGCGACCAGAAAGCGACGCCATTTCTGACGCAAAACTTCTGGCCCGCCATGCGCCAGAACGCCCAGCTGAACGGCGTGACTTACGCCATTCCGTTCCATAACTCGACGCCCATTCTCTATTACAACAAAGACATGTTCGCCAAAGCCGGGATCACCGCGCCGCCAAAAGACTGGGATGAGTTGCTGGAAGATTCGAAAAAGCTGACCGATTCGGCAAAAGGCCAGTGGGGCATCATGTTGCCATCGACCAACGACGATTACGGCGCCTGGATCTTATCAGCGCTGGTGCGCGCCAACGGCGGCCAGTACTACAACGCCGATTATCCGGGCGAAGTGTATTACAACAAACCGTCCACGCTGGGCGCGCTGCACTTCTGGCAGAATCTGGTGTATCGCGACAAAGTAATGCCTTCCGGCGTGCTGAATTCCAAACAAATCAGCGCAGCGTTCTTCTCCGGCAAACTGGGGATGACAATGCTGAGCACCGGCGCGCTGGGCTTTATGCGTGAAAACACCAAAGATTTCGAACTGGGCGTGGCGATGATGCCTTCCAAAATCCGCAACGGCGTGACCATTGGCGGTGCGAGTCTGGTGAGCTTTAAAGGGATTTCCGACGACCAGAAAAAAGCAGCGTACCAGTTCCTGCAATATCTGGTCAGCCCGAAAGTGAACGGTGCCTGGAGCCGCTTTACCGGCTATTTTTCACCGCGTATGGCGTCTTATGACACACCGGAAATGAAGGATTATCTGGCGAAAGACCCGCGTGCGGCGATTGCGCTGGAACAGCTGAAATATGCGTATCCGTGGTATTCCACCTACGAAACCGTTGCGGTGCGTCAGGCGATGGAAAACCAGCTTGCAGCCCTGGTGAACGACGAAAAAATCACCCCGGAAGCCGCTGCCGAGCAGGCGCAGAAAGATGCCGATACCATTATGAAACCGTATGTCGATTCGACGGCGCTGACAGTGCCTTAA